Proteins encoded together in one Amblyomma americanum isolate KBUSLIRL-KWMA chromosome 1, ASM5285725v1, whole genome shotgun sequence window:
- the LOC144106136 gene encoding uncharacterized protein LOC144106136 → MILLLTCVGTLLAAIFVGLYHKPWPFVLLGIWHRQAEDVPGLRRLTAYHDPPQVAAPLPPTLDYVHEATGRVDFRSFESVTQALRVVHSAKEAIPVESLTIIVPLLLSLVLTGWWWYK, encoded by the exons ATGATTTTGCTGCTTACTTGCGTTGGGACGCTGCTGGCTGCGATTTTCGTTGGTTTGTACCACAAGCCATGGCCTTTCGTCCTGCTGGGCATCTGGCATAGGCAAGCCGAAGACGTCCCTGGACTTCGGCGTCTAACCGCCTATCATGACCCTC CACAAGTAGCGGCACCTTTACCACCCACCTTGGACTACGTCCACGAAGCCACCGGGCGAGTCGATTTTCGCAGCTTCGAGAGCGTCACCCAAGCCCTCCGGGTGGTTCACTCTGCGAAGGAAGCCATCCCTGTCGAGTCTCTGACGATCATCGTGCCACTGCTGCTCAGCCTGGTCCTGACGGG gtggtggtggtacaaATGA